Genomic DNA from Leptotrichia wadei:
TTATCATTTTATCACCTTAATAATATCTCTTTCTATATCCTTATACTTTAAATTTTTTAAATTATCCTTTAAGATAGACTTGCCGACAAATACATAATCAGTATTTTCTTTAAATTTATCTTTATGTATTTTTACAAACTCCCTAAAAATTCTTCTTATTCTATTCCTTTGAACTGCATTTCCAGTTTTTTTGCTAGCTACAAAGCCAAATCGCTGTTTATTATTTTCTCTTATAAAAATAATAGCATACTTTGTATGCATTTTTTTTGATTTGTTATATATTAATGAAAAATCCTTTGTTTTTTTTATTTTGTTGATAGACATACTTCTCTTCTTTAGATTTTAAGATAAACGAGAGCTTAATGAATATTCAAAATCTTTAT
This window encodes:
- the rnpA gene encoding ribonuclease P protein component, whose translation is MSINKIKKTKDFSLIYNKSKKMHTKYAIIFIRENNKQRFGFVASKKTGNAVQRNRIRRIFREFVKIHKDKFKENTDYVFVGKSILKDNLKNLKYKDIERDIIKVIK